A DNA window from Enterobacter asburiae contains the following coding sequences:
- a CDS encoding DUF2755 family protein gives MADFTLSKPIFGGKPKTSTAGNIAYALFVLFCFWAGSQLLNMLVHAPGVYEHLMQVQDNGRPRVEIGFGVSTLFGLIPFLAGCMILGVVALVLRFRRRR, from the coding sequence ATGGCTGACTTTACATTGTCGAAACCGATTTTTGGCGGCAAACCAAAAACCTCCACGGCGGGTAATATCGCTTATGCCCTGTTTGTCCTGTTCTGCTTCTGGGCCGGTTCCCAGCTGCTCAATATGCTGGTCCATGCCCCTGGCGTTTATGAACACCTGATGCAGGTGCAGGATAACGGACGCCCGCGAGTTGAGATTGGCTTTGGCGTCAGCACCCTGTTCGGCCTGATCCCCTTCCTCGCGGGATGCATGATTCTGGGCGTTGTGGCGTTAGTGTTGCGCTTTCGCCGTCGCCGTTAA
- a CDS encoding extensin family protein — translation MKGKTLLTVFIIVAVATVGYRWLPPYYNPFIPLTLDDPPGRITQYKLRRLTPEACATLLSQANQRGLIRTQPVADSGGACPLNNVVRVRDFGPVGLNSSFLASCPLALSSALFISQQARPLTKRYTGSDLARIDHLGSFACRNIYHRPDARRSEHATAEALDIAAFRLANGERVTVLNGWKAATTQPWLKAMLAASCGYYGNGLGPEYNAAHANHFHLGMRGFGLCR, via the coding sequence GTGAAAGGAAAAACGCTGCTGACCGTATTCATCATTGTGGCCGTTGCAACGGTGGGTTACCGCTGGTTGCCGCCTTACTACAACCCTTTCATACCGCTGACGCTTGACGACCCGCCGGGCCGTATCACCCAGTATAAGCTCCGGCGCTTAACTCCCGAGGCGTGCGCGACGCTGCTTTCGCAGGCTAACCAAAGAGGTCTTATCCGCACCCAGCCGGTGGCCGACAGCGGCGGCGCGTGCCCGCTCAACAACGTTGTGCGCGTGCGTGACTTCGGCCCGGTCGGCCTGAACAGCAGCTTTCTTGCCAGCTGTCCGCTGGCGCTCAGCTCTGCGCTGTTTATCAGCCAGCAGGCCCGGCCGCTGACAAAACGCTATACGGGCAGCGACCTGGCGCGTATCGACCATCTCGGCAGCTTTGCCTGCCGCAATATTTACCACCGCCCTGACGCGCGACGCAGTGAGCATGCCACGGCGGAGGCGCTGGATATCGCCGCTTTTCGTCTGGCGAACGGGGAGCGCGTCACGGTACTGAACGGCTGGAAGGCGGCAACAACTCAGCCATGGCTGAAGGCCATGCTGGCGGCAAGCTGCGGCTACTACGGAAACGGCCTGGGGCCGGAGTATAACGCGGCGCATGCCAACCATTTTCATCTGGGAATGCGCGGTTTCGGACTCTGTCGGTGA
- a CDS encoding DUF1615 domain-containing protein produces MSFAVPRALPLSLLAALVLAGCAEKGAAPLKKGEKPVDVASVVRQKMPASVKDRNAWADALAKTFESQKIAPTEENICSVLAVAQQESMYQSDPVVPGLNKIAWKEIDRRAESMHIPVFLVHTALKITSPNGKSYSERLDAVKTEKQLSAIFDDFISMVPMGQKLFGSLNPVHTGGPMQVSIAFAEKHTDGYPWKIDGTVRQEVFSLRGGLWFGTYHLLNYPANYNEPLYRFADFNAGWYASRNAAFQSAVSRATGVKLALDGDLIAYGSSEAGSTELAVRKLSTTLGLSNSDIRHQLEKGDSLAFEKTDLYNKVFALAEKKSGKALPRAILPGIQLESPKITRNLTTAWFAKRVDDRRARCMGL; encoded by the coding sequence ATGTCTTTTGCCGTACCGCGCGCGTTACCGTTGTCCTTGCTGGCCGCTCTTGTGCTGGCAGGCTGTGCCGAAAAAGGGGCCGCTCCGCTCAAAAAGGGGGAGAAGCCCGTCGATGTGGCGAGCGTTGTGCGGCAGAAAATGCCCGCCAGCGTGAAGGATCGCAACGCGTGGGCAGATGCGCTGGCAAAAACCTTTGAAAGCCAAAAGATTGCACCGACCGAGGAGAATATCTGCTCGGTGCTGGCGGTGGCGCAGCAGGAGTCGATGTACCAGTCAGACCCGGTGGTGCCGGGCCTGAACAAAATTGCCTGGAAAGAGATCGACCGCCGCGCGGAGTCCATGCATATCCCGGTTTTCCTCGTGCATACCGCGCTTAAAATCACCTCGCCGAACGGCAAAAGCTACAGCGAACGGCTGGACGCGGTGAAAACCGAAAAACAGCTCAGCGCCATCTTTGATGATTTCATCAGTATGGTCCCGATGGGGCAGAAGCTGTTTGGCTCGCTGAACCCGGTACATACCGGTGGCCCGATGCAGGTGAGCATTGCGTTCGCGGAGAAGCATACCGACGGCTACCCGTGGAAAATCGACGGTACGGTACGTCAGGAGGTCTTCTCCCTGCGCGGTGGGCTGTGGTTTGGCACGTATCATCTGCTGAACTATCCGGCGAACTACAATGAGCCGCTGTACCGCTTTGCCGACTTTAACGCGGGCTGGTACGCCAGCCGTAACGCGGCATTCCAGAGTGCGGTCAGCCGCGCAACCGGCGTCAAGCTCGCGCTGGACGGCGATCTCATCGCTTACGGCAGCAGCGAGGCGGGAAGCACCGAGCTGGCAGTACGGAAATTATCCACCACGCTTGGCTTGAGCAATAGCGACATTCGTCATCAGCTTGAGAAAGGCGATAGCCTGGCATTTGAGAAAACGGATCTGTACAACAAGGTGTTTGCGCTTGCAGAGAAGAAGAGTGGGAAAGCGTTACCGAGGGCTATCCTGCCGGGGATCCAGCTGGAAAGCCCGAAGATCACGCGTAACCTGACCACCGCATGGTTCGCAAAACGCGTGGACGATCGTCGGGCGCGCTGTATGGGGCTTTAA
- the sbmA gene encoding peptide antibiotic transporter SbmA: MFKSFFPKPGPFFLSAFIWALIAVIFWQAGGGAWLTRITGATGEVPISAARFWSLSYLLFYAYYTVCVGLFALFWFMYSPHRWQYWSILGTSLIIFVTWFLVEVGVAVNAWYAPFYDLIQTALSSPHKVTINQFYHEVGVFLGIALIAVIIGVMNNFFVSHYVFRWRTAMNEHYMAHWQHLRHIEGAAQRVQEDTMRFASTLEDMGVSFINAIMTLIAFLPVLVTLSAHVPDLPIVGHIPYGLVIAAIVWSLMGTGLLAVVGIKLPGLEFKNQRVEAAYRKELVYGEDDANRASPPTVRELFGAVRRNYFRLYFHYMYFNIARILYLQVDNVFGLFLLFPSIVAGTITLGLMTQITNVFGQVRGSFQYLISSWTTLVELMSIYKRLRSFERELDDRDLQEVTNTFS, encoded by the coding sequence ATGTTTAAGTCTTTTTTCCCAAAGCCGGGGCCTTTTTTCCTGTCGGCATTTATTTGGGCACTCATCGCTGTCATTTTCTGGCAGGCGGGCGGCGGCGCATGGCTGACGCGCATCACGGGAGCAACGGGCGAGGTGCCGATTAGCGCGGCGCGCTTCTGGTCGCTCAGCTATCTGCTGTTTTACGCCTACTACACGGTGTGCGTAGGGCTGTTTGCCCTGTTCTGGTTTATGTATTCTCCGCACCGCTGGCAGTACTGGTCTATCCTCGGCACATCGCTAATTATCTTTGTCACCTGGTTTCTTGTCGAAGTGGGCGTGGCGGTTAACGCCTGGTATGCGCCGTTCTACGATCTGATCCAGACCGCGCTGAGCTCGCCGCATAAGGTGACCATCAACCAGTTCTATCATGAAGTCGGCGTCTTCCTCGGTATCGCCCTTATTGCGGTGATTATCGGCGTGATGAACAACTTCTTCGTCAGCCACTACGTTTTCCGCTGGCGTACCGCGATGAACGAACATTATATGGCGCACTGGCAGCACCTGCGCCATATCGAAGGTGCCGCACAGCGTGTGCAGGAAGACACCATGCGTTTTGCCTCCACCCTTGAAGACATGGGCGTCAGCTTTATCAACGCCATCATGACGCTAATCGCCTTCCTGCCGGTGCTGGTGACGCTCTCGGCGCACGTGCCGGATCTGCCGATTGTCGGCCATATTCCTTATGGTCTGGTGATTGCCGCGATCGTCTGGTCGCTGATGGGCACGGGCCTGCTGGCGGTGGTGGGGATCAAACTGCCGGGCCTGGAGTTTAAAAATCAACGCGTGGAAGCCGCTTACCGTAAAGAACTGGTTTACGGCGAAGATGACGCCAACCGCGCCTCGCCGCCAACCGTCCGCGAGCTGTTTGGCGCCGTGCGTCGTAACTACTTCCGACTCTACTTTCACTATATGTATTTCAACATTGCCCGTATTTTGTATCTGCAGGTGGATAACGTTTTCGGTTTGTTCCTGCTGTTCCCGTCGATTGTTGCGGGTACGATTACGCTCGGTCTGATGACGCAGATCACCAACGTGTTCGGTCAGGTTCGCGGGTCGTTCCAGTACCTGATCAGCTCCTGGACCACCCTGGTAGAACTGATGTCCATCTACAAACGTCTGCGCAGTTTTGAACGTGAGCTGGACGATCGTGACCTGCAGGAAGTCACCAACACATTTAGCTAA
- a CDS encoding isochorismatase family protein produces MSEKRVVMVVDMQNGVFETPRHQREKCVSLINQLTQAADKVIFIQHTEAGGLEEGSEGFALLPELHQPADALYVTKTACDAFYNTVLEALLREQGIREFVICGCATDYCVDATIKNGVSRGYHITVAEDAHTTANRPAADARILINHHNDVWRNFIAPANPLAVKRTETILENWKAN; encoded by the coding sequence ATGTCTGAGAAGCGTGTGGTTATGGTTGTCGATATGCAGAACGGGGTATTTGAAACCCCTCGTCATCAGCGCGAAAAATGTGTCTCTCTGATCAACCAGCTTACGCAGGCAGCCGACAAGGTCATTTTTATTCAGCATACCGAGGCAGGGGGCCTGGAAGAGGGAAGTGAAGGGTTTGCGCTACTGCCTGAACTCCATCAGCCAGCTGACGCGCTATATGTGACCAAAACCGCCTGTGATGCCTTCTATAACACCGTGCTTGAGGCGCTGCTGCGTGAGCAGGGCATTCGCGAGTTTGTCATCTGCGGCTGCGCCACCGATTACTGCGTCGATGCGACGATCAAGAACGGCGTTAGCCGGGGTTATCACATCACCGTGGCGGAAGATGCCCATACTACCGCCAATCGCCCGGCGGCAGATGCGCGGATCCTGATTAACCACCACAACGACGTCTGGCGTAACTTCATCGCGCCGGCGAATCCTCTCGCGGTGAAACGCACCGAAACAATTCTCGAAAACTGGAAAGCGAACTAA
- a CDS encoding DUF2754 domain-containing protein yields the protein MKLTSKLRRDWHYYAFAIGLIFILNGVVGLLGFEAKGWQTYAVGLVTWVISFWLAGLIIRRRPEETTADEAKRAD from the coding sequence ATGAAGCTCACGTCCAAACTACGCCGTGACTGGCACTATTACGCCTTTGCTATCGGGCTGATCTTTATTCTTAACGGTGTCGTGGGCCTGTTGGGGTTTGAAGCAAAAGGATGGCAAACCTATGCCGTCGGGCTGGTGACCTGGGTGATAAGTTTCTGGCTGGCGGGGTTGATTATCCGCCGTCGTCCTGAAGAGACGACAGCGGATGAGGCGAAGCGCGCCGATTAA
- the ampH gene encoding D-alanyl-D-alanine-carboxypeptidase/endopeptidase AmpH: MKRCLLSFAALCAVSFSTAQAAQPLTAPVLASDIADRYANLIYYGSGATGMAMVVIDGNQRVFRSFGETRPGNNVHPQLDSVIRIASLTKLMTSEMLVKLLDQGVVKLDDPLSKYAPPGARVPTYQGTPIRLVNLATHTSALPREQPGGAAHRDVFVWPTRDQRWSYLSTATLKAAPGSQASYSNLAFDLLADALSTAAGKPYSQLFEEQITRPLGMKDTTFTPSPDQCRRLMVAEKGASPCNNTLAAVGSGGVYSTPGDMMRWMQQFLSSDFYARSSQADRMQTLIYQRTQLQRVIGMDVPGKADALGMGWVYMAPKNGRPGIIQKTGGGGGFITYMAMIPQSNVGAFVVVTRSPHTRFVNMSDGINNLVAELSANKAQVLTASN, from the coding sequence TTGAAACGTTGTCTGCTCTCTTTTGCCGCGCTGTGTGCGGTGAGCTTTTCTACCGCCCAGGCAGCCCAACCGCTGACGGCGCCCGTTTTAGCTTCAGATATTGCCGACCGCTACGCGAACCTTATCTATTACGGCAGCGGCGCGACCGGGATGGCGATGGTCGTCATCGACGGCAACCAGCGTGTGTTCCGCAGCTTTGGCGAGACGCGCCCAGGAAATAACGTTCACCCGCAGCTGGATTCCGTTATTCGCATCGCGTCCTTAACCAAGCTGATGACCAGCGAAATGCTGGTGAAACTGCTCGATCAGGGCGTGGTAAAACTCGACGATCCGCTCAGCAAATACGCGCCTCCAGGCGCCCGGGTTCCAACCTATCAGGGTACGCCGATTCGGCTTGTGAACCTTGCCACCCACACCAGCGCCCTGCCGCGTGAGCAGCCAGGCGGGGCGGCGCACCGTGACGTATTTGTCTGGCCAACGCGCGACCAGCGCTGGAGCTACCTGAGTACCGCCACGCTGAAGGCGGCGCCGGGTTCGCAGGCCTCTTATTCAAACCTGGCCTTTGACCTACTGGCGGACGCCCTTTCAACGGCGGCTGGCAAACCCTACTCGCAGCTTTTTGAAGAGCAGATAACCCGTCCGCTGGGTATGAAAGACACCACCTTTACCCCGTCTCCGGATCAGTGTCGTCGCCTGATGGTGGCTGAGAAAGGTGCTAGCCCCTGTAATAATACGCTCGCGGCCGTGGGCAGCGGCGGGGTCTATTCCACGCCTGGCGACATGATGCGCTGGATGCAGCAGTTCCTTTCCTCAGATTTCTACGCACGCAGCAGCCAGGCCGATCGCATGCAGACCCTGATTTATCAGCGCACTCAGCTGCAACGCGTCATCGGGATGGACGTGCCGGGTAAAGCCGACGCACTCGGTATGGGCTGGGTCTATATGGCACCGAAAAATGGCCGTCCGGGTATTATTCAGAAAACCGGCGGCGGCGGTGGATTCATCACCTATATGGCCATGATCCCGCAGTCAAACGTGGGCGCATTTGTGGTGGTCACCCGCTCCCCGCATACGCGTTTCGTCAATATGAGTGACGGGATTAATAACTTAGTGGCTGAACTGAGCGCCAATAAAGCCCAGGTTCTCACCGCGTCTAACTAA
- the ddlA gene encoding D-alanine--D-alanine ligase — MAKQRVGIVFGGKSAEHEVSLQSAKNIVDAIDKSRFDVVLLGIDKQGQWHVNDASQYLLNAHDPAHIALNPSEVSVATVPGVAKGQLIDAGNAQALAQIDVVFPIVHGTLGEDGSLQGMLRMANLPFVGSDVLGSAACMDKDVTKRLLRDAGLNIAPFVTLTRANRDKYSFAQISGELGLPLFVKPANQGSSVGVSKVTSEAEFTQAVRLAFEFDHKVVVEQGIKGREIECAVLGNDFPQASTCGEVVLNSDFYSYDTKYIDDKGAQVVVPADIDPAINDKIRAIAIRAYQTLGCCGMARVDVFLTPENEVVINEINTLPGFTNISMYPKLWQASGLSYPELITRLIELALERHAADSALKSSVNG, encoded by the coding sequence ATGGCTAAGCAGCGCGTAGGTATTGTCTTTGGGGGAAAATCAGCGGAGCACGAAGTGTCATTGCAATCGGCCAAAAATATCGTTGATGCGATCGATAAAAGCCGTTTCGACGTGGTGCTGCTGGGCATTGATAAACAGGGCCAGTGGCACGTTAACGATGCCAGCCAGTATCTGCTGAATGCTCACGATCCGGCGCATATCGCCCTTAATCCTTCGGAAGTGAGCGTCGCCACCGTACCCGGCGTCGCGAAGGGGCAGCTCATCGACGCCGGCAACGCACAGGCTCTCGCCCAGATCGACGTTGTCTTCCCTATCGTTCACGGCACCCTGGGCGAAGATGGTTCCCTGCAGGGAATGCTGCGCATGGCCAACCTGCCGTTCGTCGGCTCGGACGTCCTCGGCTCTGCCGCGTGCATGGACAAAGACGTCACCAAACGCCTGCTGCGCGATGCCGGGCTGAATATTGCGCCATTCGTGACCCTCACCCGCGCCAACCGCGACAAGTACAGCTTCGCACAAATTAGCGGAGAACTGGGTCTGCCGCTGTTTGTGAAGCCGGCAAACCAGGGCTCCTCCGTGGGCGTCAGCAAAGTCACCAGCGAAGCAGAGTTCACGCAGGCCGTCCGTCTGGCGTTTGAGTTCGACCATAAAGTGGTGGTTGAGCAGGGCATCAAAGGCCGTGAAATTGAGTGCGCCGTGCTGGGCAACGATTTTCCACAGGCGAGCACCTGCGGCGAAGTGGTCTTAAACAGCGACTTCTACTCGTACGACACCAAATACATTGATGACAAAGGCGCGCAGGTTGTCGTTCCTGCGGATATCGATCCGGCGATTAACGATAAGATCCGGGCGATCGCCATTCGCGCTTATCAGACGCTCGGCTGCTGCGGCATGGCGCGCGTGGATGTGTTCCTGACGCCGGAAAACGAAGTGGTGATCAATGAAATCAACACGCTGCCGGGGTTCACTAACATCAGCATGTATCCGAAACTGTGGCAGGCCAGCGGCCTGAGCTACCCGGAACTGATCACCCGCCTGATCGAACTGGCGCTGGAGCGTCACGCCGCCGACAGCGCGCTTAAAAGTTCCGTAAACGGTTAA
- a CDS encoding helix-turn-helix domain-containing protein, whose product MNVNAKPLSELRRLEQYLTAASTPFTCAPQQLITSGEWNEPCTIVLQTGVIEVYRTSDELLVGIATAPFIFGLSTVVINHSHEYRVIAKTACTGFYLPTETTRQLIQQYSLWKEAFCWLSWITYILEKRDKQLVGNNSYHQIRSMLLNMAEWDETLRSKIGVMNHIQQSTRISRSVVAEVLAALRQGNYINMSRGKLVSINRLPTEY is encoded by the coding sequence ATGAACGTTAATGCGAAACCGCTTTCTGAATTACGCCGGCTCGAACAGTATTTAACAGCGGCCAGCACCCCTTTTACATGTGCGCCCCAGCAATTAATTACGTCAGGGGAATGGAATGAGCCTTGTACGATCGTATTACAAACCGGCGTTATTGAGGTTTATCGAACTTCTGATGAATTGCTGGTGGGGATTGCGACTGCCCCTTTTATATTCGGGCTGTCTACGGTGGTGATTAATCACTCTCACGAATACAGGGTGATTGCTAAAACGGCCTGTACCGGTTTTTATTTGCCCACGGAAACCACCCGTCAACTCATCCAGCAGTATTCACTCTGGAAAGAGGCCTTCTGCTGGTTATCCTGGATAACTTACATTCTCGAGAAACGCGATAAGCAGCTGGTGGGAAATAACTCCTATCACCAGATCCGCTCGATGCTGCTGAATATGGCGGAATGGGATGAAACGCTGCGTTCAAAAATCGGTGTGATGAATCATATTCAACAGAGCACACGAATTTCACGCTCCGTTGTTGCCGAGGTGCTTGCCGCCCTGAGGCAGGGAAACTATATCAACATGAGCCGGGGCAAGCTGGTCAGCATCAACCGCTTGCCCACGGAATATTAA
- a CDS encoding autotransporter outer membrane beta-barrel domain-containing protein produces the protein MQTWKKKLVVSQLALACTLAIASQANAKDISGTTYNTFGYDNTASTPWYYGYTDWDYSGATHDGDIYPVINKSTVNGVISTYYLDDGINGRANALSISNSTINGMITSKCMTPSCVDGVDTDGTNHSQYDRFSLTVDNSTINDTYEHYAYDVVNGENTERHYLDTYNLGNAITLDVESDIVIQNNSHIAGITLTQGYQEPDNTPYDGVEGVANSSKVFTDTLVVKDSVLTSGAYRDLGTSGFYGQTAKPSDYGETNATAADDAALIVAASASDNAMQTTATFDHSTVTGDILFSSTFDNNFYPNGDPATDTSADGVYNPTTNGWDGTDKLDVTLTNGSKWVGAAQSSVEAIGPAQMYGLGYSNVDWSSLSPNSIWPDSIYDSNGHVAGEAVYQSGLFNIALDNGSEWDTRKLSNIDTLTVNNQSQVNVEDSGLLADSITLTNASSMNIGDSGAVATDHLYLDSYSRAALTEETAELYANTITVDNGAELALGLGQVDTHNMELTDGGVLNVASRDYVLNSDLNNARYITNDKYNADYDYGVVAINSDGHLSVNGDVAGNYQVRIDDATGAGSVADYKNKEIIRVYDNNADTTASFTAANKADLGAYTYQAQQQGDAVLLQQKELTDSANMALSIPSANTNIWNLQQDTVGTRLTNSRHGLTDNGGAWVSYFGGNFDGDNSVISYDQDVSGITVGLDTQIDGNNAKWFVGGAAGFAKGDTSDRTGQVDQDSQTAMIYASAKFMNDLFLDSSLSYTRFNSDLSANMSNGKYVDGNTTNDAVGFGLKLGYDWKPNLSGYVTPYAAVSGLFQSGDDYRLSNDMRVDGQSYDSLRYELGVDTGYTFNYGGEQALTPYFKLAYVYDDADNNADINGDSIDNGVKGSAVRVGLGTQFSFTKNFSAYTDATYLGGGDVDQNWGANLGVKYTW, from the coding sequence ATGCAAACATGGAAAAAGAAACTCGTTGTATCTCAACTTGCATTAGCCTGCACCCTGGCTATCGCTTCTCAGGCAAATGCGAAGGATATTTCCGGTACGACATATAATACATTCGGATACGATAATACCGCTTCCACTCCCTGGTATTATGGCTATACCGACTGGGATTACTCAGGCGCTACCCATGACGGTGATATTTATCCGGTGATTAATAAAAGCACCGTGAATGGTGTTATTTCAACATACTATCTGGATGATGGCATCAATGGTCGGGCGAATGCATTAAGCATTTCCAACAGTACCATTAATGGCATGATTACCTCTAAGTGTATGACCCCCTCGTGTGTTGACGGCGTGGATACCGATGGCACCAACCATTCTCAATACGATCGTTTTAGCCTGACCGTAGATAATTCCACCATTAACGATACCTATGAGCATTATGCGTATGATGTCGTGAATGGGGAAAATACGGAAAGACACTATCTGGATACGTATAATCTGGGTAATGCGATCACCCTGGATGTGGAGTCCGATATTGTTATCCAGAACAATTCCCACATTGCCGGTATTACCCTGACGCAGGGTTATCAGGAGCCGGATAATACCCCTTACGACGGTGTGGAAGGCGTAGCCAACAGCAGCAAAGTATTTACCGACACGCTGGTGGTGAAAGACTCCGTTCTGACCTCAGGCGCGTACCGCGATCTGGGGACCAGCGGGTTCTACGGTCAAACCGCGAAGCCGAGCGACTACGGTGAAACGAATGCCACGGCAGCAGATGATGCGGCGCTGATCGTTGCCGCTAGCGCGTCTGATAACGCGATGCAGACCACTGCCACGTTCGATCATTCCACCGTTACTGGCGATATTCTGTTCTCCAGCACCTTCGACAACAACTTTTATCCGAACGGCGATCCGGCAACGGATACGAGTGCAGACGGTGTCTATAACCCAACCACCAACGGCTGGGATGGCACCGATAAGCTGGATGTCACCCTGACCAACGGCAGCAAATGGGTCGGCGCAGCACAGTCCAGCGTCGAGGCTATCGGCCCAGCGCAGATGTATGGCCTGGGCTACAGTAACGTAGACTGGAGTAGCTTATCCCCTAACAGCATTTGGCCGGATTCCATTTATGACAGCAACGGACACGTTGCGGGTGAAGCGGTGTATCAGAGCGGGCTGTTTAACATCGCGCTGGATAATGGCTCTGAGTGGGATACCCGCAAGCTTTCTAATATCGACACGCTGACGGTAAACAACCAGTCTCAGGTTAACGTTGAAGACTCTGGTCTGCTGGCGGACTCCATCACCCTGACCAATGCTTCATCAATGAATATTGGAGACAGCGGTGCTGTGGCGACCGACCATCTGTATCTGGACAGCTATAGCCGTGCGGCACTGACGGAAGAAACGGCCGAACTGTATGCCAACACCATCACCGTGGATAACGGTGCTGAGCTGGCGCTGGGGCTGGGTCAGGTTGATACGCATAATATGGAACTGACCGATGGCGGGGTGCTGAACGTTGCCAGCCGTGATTACGTCCTGAACAGCGATCTGAACAACGCACGCTATATCACTAACGATAAGTACAATGCCGATTACGACTACGGTGTTGTGGCGATTAACTCTGATGGCCATCTGTCAGTAAACGGTGACGTTGCAGGTAACTACCAGGTGCGCATCGACGATGCGACCGGTGCCGGTTCCGTTGCCGATTACAAAAACAAAGAGATTATTCGCGTCTATGACAATAACGCGGATACCACAGCCAGCTTTACTGCCGCAAACAAAGCCGATTTAGGTGCTTACACCTACCAGGCACAGCAGCAGGGTGACGCCGTTTTACTCCAGCAGAAAGAGCTGACCGACTCTGCCAACATGGCGCTGAGCATCCCATCTGCCAATACCAATATCTGGAATCTGCAGCAGGATACCGTCGGCACGCGTCTGACCAACAGCCGTCACGGCCTGACGGATAACGGCGGGGCGTGGGTGAGCTACTTCGGTGGCAACTTCGACGGTGACAATAGCGTTATCAGCTACGATCAGGACGTGAGTGGTATTACGGTGGGTCTGGACACCCAGATTGACGGTAATAATGCGAAATGGTTCGTCGGTGGTGCGGCAGGTTTCGCGAAGGGTGATACCAGCGATCGTACCGGTCAGGTCGATCAGGATAGCCAGACAGCGATGATCTATGCGTCAGCGAAGTTCATGAACGATCTGTTCCTCGACAGCTCCCTGAGCTACACCCGCTTCAACAGCGATCTCTCTGCCAACATGAGCAACGGTAAGTATGTTGACGGCAATACCACGAATGATGCTGTTGGTTTTGGGCTGAAGCTGGGCTATGACTGGAAACCAAACCTCTCTGGCTACGTTACGCCATATGCAGCCGTATCTGGCCTGTTCCAGTCTGGCGATGATTATCGTCTGAGCAATGACATGCGCGTAGATGGACAATCATACGATAGCCTGCGTTATGAACTCGGTGTTGATACGGGTTACACCTTCAACTACGGCGGCGAACAGGCTCTGACGCCTTACTTCAAACTGGCCTACGTCTATGACGATGCCGATAACAATGCCGATATTAACGGTGACAGCATTGATAACGGCGTGAAAGGCTCCGCTGTGCGGGTAGGGCTGGGCACCCAGTTTAGCTTCACGAAGAACTTCAGTGCGTACACCGATGCCACTTATCTGGGCGGCGGCGACGTTGATCAGAACTGGGGCGCAAATCTGGGCGTGAAATATACCTGGTAA